One window of Akkermansia biwaensis genomic DNA carries:
- a CDS encoding L,D-transpeptidase translates to MPRAPITLLLFLCVSVLLAGCSSFTKAPNGRPLMKDGRYASSYNAFVADPNYRHTRDVWYHDARISQAGTKNSKIVIHLKNQRGVLWVDDQVAMDFPVCTGRSTHETPRGRFTIIQKDEDYRSRSYGSVFDVSGKCVNSDATSSSPVPRGGKFIGAKMPLWMRIHGGIGLHVGTVYRDANSHGCIRVPVEACRILFDKCGLGTAVVVQE, encoded by the coding sequence ATGCCGCGCGCGCCCATTACCCTCCTCCTTTTCCTGTGTGTGTCCGTGCTGCTGGCGGGGTGCTCCTCCTTCACGAAGGCTCCCAACGGCAGGCCGCTGATGAAGGACGGCAGGTATGCCTCTTCCTACAATGCCTTTGTGGCGGACCCGAATTACCGCCATACGCGGGACGTCTGGTATCACGACGCCCGCATCAGCCAGGCCGGGACGAAGAACAGCAAAATTGTCATTCATCTGAAGAACCAGCGCGGCGTGCTGTGGGTCGACGACCAGGTGGCCATGGATTTCCCCGTCTGTACCGGAAGGTCCACCCATGAAACGCCGCGGGGCAGGTTCACCATCATCCAGAAGGATGAGGACTACCGTTCCCGGTCCTACGGCAGCGTGTTTGACGTGAGCGGCAAGTGCGTGAATTCGGACGCGACTTCCTCATCTCCCGTTCCGCGCGGCGGCAAGTTCATCGGAGCCAAAATGCCGCTGTGGATGCGCATTCACGGAGGAATCGGGCTGCATGTGGGGACCGTGTACCGGGATGCCAATTCCCACGGATGCATTCGGGTGCCTGTGGAGGCATGCCGCATTTTGTTTGACAAATGCGGCCTGGGAACGGCCGTAGTAGTTCAGGAGTAA
- a CDS encoding peptidoglycan D,D-transpeptidase FtsI family protein, whose translation MMALIRSLVLLASLGAFVADTACGQAARRGSSSRRAAPAATPAQAPTEDDAVKTVDLGDRKTSDGTASGEREGLGDVPEMPRETDKEQSGLDSLSLIPSLNGGRLDAAREAHTSTRPSARTMALLIPAPRGPILDRHGEPLAVTQVAYQLALRFEIFENPDRSRVVEFARNCLEQAEKIAGKAWTFSDDQFWKHYEHRRWLPLPLTNVIRAEDAEKLKDKVKNVRGLQLMPIYIRYYPEKSVAGHIGGYVGSRGKLPTGPINHMDPLFEQVEGRAGLEKEFNKALTGTPGVWRLMFDEDGNKILDELQIRPKPGGAVVTTLNLKWQRDAERILSRGKRRGAMVVLDCVTGEILVMASTPSYDPNLFIPNISQKDYDALRNDPAGPLGARAFQGRYPPASTFKVMTVASALKNRKITEDSVIDCPASIPIGNHVFKNWSKVPLGPANCVRALAMSNNPFMYQMGLRLGAEALMDTARAFGLGERTGLPLPDDPGLVPTSEYMIRNYKRDFMPGDAANLSIGQGPLLATPLQVAHMMAGVANGYLPRLQLIKQIQDGNSNVVYAPRPQEVQRPLPDYEKALASVRKGMKAVIEGGTGGRARLSYSSIAGKSGTAQWGPEREDKRLAWFAGFMPYENPRFAYVVLHEGRPHETLGGGAVAAPIVKEFFELEKKDIKAIIDPPKDDIPVAEPVEETSATEAAAIREQGRVPAVVPDNLPPGLYDPEGMEPIKVHEIPADLDDSSDAEIKATPVGGVQRSARRTAPPLSEDPSAAPLAPRRGDSDYIPGLPRQIPRHLNHTVPVTSPAPRAPMPADDIPMAEPL comes from the coding sequence ATGATGGCTTTGATACGTTCCCTGGTGTTGCTGGCAAGTTTGGGCGCCTTTGTTGCGGACACGGCCTGCGGGCAGGCCGCCCGCAGGGGAAGTTCTTCACGCCGGGCCGCTCCCGCGGCAACTCCTGCTCAGGCGCCGACAGAGGATGACGCCGTAAAAACCGTTGACCTGGGCGACAGGAAAACGTCTGACGGTACCGCTTCCGGAGAGAGGGAGGGGCTGGGCGATGTTCCGGAAATGCCCAGGGAAACGGACAAGGAGCAGAGCGGGCTGGATTCCCTTTCCCTGATTCCTTCCTTGAACGGAGGGCGCCTGGATGCCGCGCGCGAGGCCCACACCAGCACGCGGCCTTCCGCCAGGACGATGGCCCTCCTGATTCCCGCCCCCCGCGGCCCCATTTTGGACCGCCACGGGGAGCCGCTGGCCGTAACGCAGGTGGCCTACCAGTTGGCCTTGAGGTTTGAGATTTTTGAGAATCCGGACAGGTCCCGCGTGGTGGAGTTTGCCCGCAACTGCCTGGAGCAGGCGGAGAAAATAGCCGGAAAGGCATGGACTTTTTCCGACGACCAGTTCTGGAAGCATTATGAACACCGCCGCTGGCTGCCCCTGCCGCTGACCAATGTCATCCGCGCGGAAGATGCGGAGAAGCTGAAGGACAAGGTGAAGAATGTCCGCGGCCTTCAGCTGATGCCCATTTACATCCGGTATTATCCAGAGAAGTCCGTTGCAGGCCATATTGGCGGTTATGTGGGCTCCCGCGGCAAGCTGCCTACGGGGCCTATCAACCACATGGACCCCCTGTTTGAGCAGGTGGAGGGGCGTGCCGGGCTGGAGAAGGAATTCAACAAGGCCCTGACCGGAACGCCGGGCGTATGGCGCCTGATGTTTGACGAGGACGGCAACAAGATTCTGGACGAACTGCAAATACGTCCCAAACCGGGCGGCGCCGTGGTGACCACCCTGAACCTGAAATGGCAGCGGGATGCGGAACGCATTCTTTCCCGCGGCAAGAGGCGCGGCGCCATGGTGGTGCTGGACTGCGTGACGGGGGAAATACTGGTGATGGCCTCCACGCCTTCCTACGACCCGAACCTGTTTATCCCGAACATTTCCCAAAAGGATTACGATGCCCTGCGCAATGACCCCGCCGGTCCGCTGGGCGCCCGTGCGTTCCAGGGGCGCTATCCCCCTGCTTCCACGTTCAAGGTGATGACCGTTGCCAGCGCGCTCAAAAACAGGAAAATTACGGAGGATTCCGTGATTGACTGCCCCGCTTCCATCCCGATCGGCAACCACGTGTTCAAGAACTGGAGCAAGGTGCCTCTGGGGCCCGCCAATTGTGTCCGCGCCCTGGCGATGTCCAACAATCCGTTCATGTACCAGATGGGACTGAGGCTGGGAGCGGAAGCGCTGATGGATACCGCACGGGCTTTCGGTCTGGGCGAGCGCACGGGGCTTCCTCTTCCGGATGATCCCGGCCTTGTTCCTACCAGCGAGTACATGATCCGCAATTACAAGCGCGATTTCATGCCGGGGGATGCCGCCAACCTGTCCATAGGCCAGGGTCCCCTGCTGGCGACGCCTCTCCAGGTGGCCCACATGATGGCGGGCGTGGCCAACGGCTATCTCCCCAGGCTTCAATTGATCAAGCAGATCCAGGACGGCAATTCCAATGTGGTTTACGCCCCCAGGCCCCAGGAGGTGCAGCGGCCGCTGCCCGACTATGAAAAAGCCCTGGCCAGCGTGCGCAAGGGGATGAAGGCCGTCATTGAAGGCGGTACGGGCGGTCGAGCCCGCCTCTCCTATTCCAGCATTGCGGGCAAGTCCGGAACGGCCCAGTGGGGGCCGGAGCGGGAAGACAAGCGCCTGGCTTGGTTTGCCGGGTTCATGCCCTATGAAAATCCCCGTTTTGCGTATGTGGTGCTGCACGAAGGGCGGCCGCATGAAACCCTGGGCGGAGGCGCTGTTGCCGCGCCCATCGTGAAAGAGTTTTTTGAACTGGAGAAGAAGGATATCAAGGCCATCATCGACCCGCCCAAGGATGACATTCCCGTAGCGGAACCGGTAGAGGAAACTTCCGCTACGGAAGCGGCCGCCATCCGTGAGCAGGGCCGCGTTCCCGCCGTAGTCCCGGACAACCTGCCTCCCGGCCTGTATGATCCGGAAGGAATGGAGCCTATCAAGGTTCATGAAATTCCCGCTGATCTGGACGATTCTTCCGATGCCGAAATCAAGGCGACTCCCGTGGGCGGCGTTCAGCGGAGTGCCCGGCGGACGGCTCCTCCGCTTTCGGAGGATCCTTCTGCGGCTCCGCTGGCTCCGCGGCGCGGGGATTCCGACTACATACCGGGTTTGCCCCGCCAGATTCCGCGTCATCTTAATCATACCGTTCCCGTGACGTCTCCCGCTCCGCGAGCGCCTATGCCGGCGGATGATATACCGATGGCGGAACCTCTTTAG
- the atpB gene encoding F0F1 ATP synthase subunit A — protein MSRFFQFLWLAAAMVSGMLGGTAQAAEESGGHGLDQAAPQLFSLPLPGGIELPVSNSMLMLFLAVLFISLVVWLATRAMKILPSRFQNMVEYFFETLYNFVESLLGPRLTRKYFWYFGTIFTIILVSNYMGLLPGVGTITYHGVPLFRGANADLNVTMFLGLFYAVMWLYWSIREQGLKHFFLHLFGPKGGMKGFMGAVLVPIFIFVGIVECLSIAIRPIALAARLFGNIYAGETIIETMSHMFGPLGSALCVLPFLAIELLVGFIQALVFLLLTAIFLKLQIGDEDSQRHDTPPESLPEPGAGNKP, from the coding sequence ATGAGCAGATTTTTCCAGTTCCTGTGGTTGGCGGCGGCAATGGTGTCCGGCATGCTGGGCGGCACTGCCCAGGCGGCGGAGGAAAGCGGAGGCCATGGGCTGGACCAGGCGGCCCCCCAACTGTTTTCCCTCCCTCTTCCCGGAGGAATCGAACTGCCGGTTTCCAATTCCATGCTGATGCTTTTCCTGGCCGTTCTCTTCATCAGCTTGGTGGTATGGCTGGCTACGCGCGCCATGAAGATTCTTCCCTCCAGGTTCCAGAACATGGTGGAGTATTTTTTTGAGACCCTGTACAATTTTGTGGAGTCCCTTCTGGGGCCGCGGCTCACCCGCAAGTATTTCTGGTACTTCGGCACCATTTTCACCATCATCCTGGTCAGCAATTACATGGGGCTTTTGCCCGGCGTCGGCACCATTACCTATCATGGGGTTCCCCTTTTCCGCGGGGCGAACGCCGACCTGAACGTGACCATGTTCCTGGGACTGTTTTATGCCGTGATGTGGCTGTACTGGAGCATTCGGGAGCAGGGGCTGAAGCATTTCTTCCTCCATCTGTTCGGTCCCAAGGGGGGGATGAAGGGGTTCATGGGGGCGGTGCTGGTGCCCATTTTCATTTTCGTGGGGATTGTGGAGTGCCTCAGCATTGCCATCCGGCCCATTGCGCTGGCCGCCCGTTTGTTCGGAAACATTTACGCCGGTGAGACGATCATTGAAACGATGTCCCACATGTTCGGCCCCCTGGGAAGCGCCTTGTGCGTACTTCCGTTCCTGGCCATTGAACTGCTGGTCGGCTTTATCCAGGCACTCGTATTCCTTCTCCTTACCGCCATTTTCCTGAAGCTCCAGATAGGCGATGAAGATTCCCAGAGGCACGACACTCCTCCGGAATCCCTGCCGGAACCCGGAGCCGGGAACAAGCCCTGA
- a CDS encoding ATP synthase F0 subunit C encodes MIDPTAMASLAELSGNVGFGLVTIGAGLGIGMIGAKAAESTGRNPGASSSIMVIAITLAALIEGVALISIFM; translated from the coding sequence ATGATTGATCCTACCGCAATGGCTTCCCTTGCCGAACTGTCCGGCAATGTGGGGTTCGGCCTCGTTACCATCGGCGCCGGCCTGGGCATTGGCATGATTGGCGCGAAGGCCGCCGAATCCACCGGGCGCAATCCCGGCGCTTCCTCCTCCATCATGGTGATTGCCATCACGCTGGCGGCCCTGATTGAAGGGGTGGCCCTGATTTCCATTTTCATGTAG
- a CDS encoding ATP synthase F0 subunit B translates to MLQIIADQSWNPFAPFGVTSWEPFLANLIAFILMVVILRYVAFKPIQNILEKRRQRIEEGEEMREESERQLATVKEQTREMLVEAGEKGQEKIDAAKAAAARLLEEQEAAASEKAAEIIKKAHELSALEQQKERDALKEQFGQLVALATAQVTGKVLTEEDQRRINREAIDSLDS, encoded by the coding sequence ATGCTGCAAATCATAGCCGACCAGTCCTGGAACCCTTTCGCGCCCTTTGGCGTGACAAGCTGGGAGCCGTTTCTAGCCAACCTGATCGCCTTCATCCTGATGGTGGTGATTCTGCGTTACGTGGCATTCAAGCCCATCCAGAATATTCTGGAAAAAAGGCGCCAGCGCATTGAGGAAGGCGAGGAAATGCGGGAGGAAAGCGAACGCCAATTGGCGACTGTGAAGGAACAGACGCGGGAGATGCTGGTGGAAGCGGGTGAAAAGGGGCAGGAGAAGATAGACGCCGCCAAGGCCGCGGCCGCCCGCCTGCTGGAAGAGCAGGAAGCCGCCGCTTCCGAGAAGGCGGCGGAAATCATCAAGAAGGCGCATGAGCTTTCCGCCCTGGAACAGCAGAAGGAGCGCGACGCCCTGAAGGAGCAGTTCGGCCAGCTGGTGGCGCTTGCTACGGCCCAGGTCACCGGCAAGGTGCTGACGGAGGAAGACCAGCGCCGCATCAACCGGGAGGCCATTGACAGCCTGGATTCCTGA
- a CDS encoding F0F1 ATP synthase subunit delta, with the protein MKIGKDTQNAARRLFRLCMDGNSVVEDRVRLVARKIVEREPRNYEALLTAFSRMVEYAVKSRTAIIRSAVPLTDEERSQIQQKLAAKYGEGLYYHWEVAPELLGGIRIQVGDDVRDGSVRSKIDRLADLARSLSN; encoded by the coding sequence ATGAAGATCGGCAAGGACACGCAAAACGCCGCGCGCAGGCTTTTCCGGCTCTGCATGGACGGCAATTCCGTGGTGGAAGACCGGGTGCGCCTGGTTGCCCGGAAAATCGTGGAACGCGAGCCCCGCAATTATGAGGCCCTGCTGACCGCTTTTTCCCGCATGGTGGAATACGCCGTGAAGAGCCGGACCGCCATCATCCGGAGCGCCGTGCCCCTGACGGACGAGGAACGCTCCCAAATCCAGCAGAAGCTGGCCGCGAAATACGGCGAGGGCCTTTATTACCACTGGGAGGTTGCCCCGGAATTGCTGGGCGGCATCCGCATCCAGGTGGGCGACGATGTGCGCGACGGTTCCGTTCGCTCCAAAATAGACCGGCTGGCCGATCTGGCCCGCTCCCTTTCCAATTAA
- the atpA gene encoding F0F1 ATP synthase subunit alpha, whose protein sequence is MSNILQELEAEIKKATAAVSQENVGVIRSVGDGVAKIEGLSGVMLNEMLEFPGGVMGLAMNLEEHEVGAVILGDDSDLKEGDIVKCTGRLLSVPVGRALLGRVVNTLGEPIDGKGPIEAEAYYPVEKIASGIISRQSVSVPVQTGILPIDAMIPIGRGQRELIIGDRATGKTAIAVDTMIAQAEQNRLAEEGKLPDHQPLYNIYVAIGQKRSNISRLVAKLEETGTMKYSIVVAASASDPAAMLYLAPYAGCAMGEYFMDKGEDALIVYDDLSKHAVAYRQISLILRRPSGREAYPGDVFYLHSRLLERAARINKEHGGGSLTALPIIETQAGDVSAYIPTNVISITDGQIFLETDLFYQGVRPAINVGISVSRVGSSAQTKIIKKLAGSVKLDLAQFTELQAFAQFGSDLDANTKAKLARGQRIVELFKQNQYEPKSLGLEAADLYAMQKGYFDDVPVDRIKQCQNAWEAYLQDQHPDLLESILQVKDLTPEIDAGLKAAIESFKLSWN, encoded by the coding sequence ATGAGCAACATACTTCAAGAACTCGAAGCAGAAATTAAGAAAGCCACGGCTGCCGTCAGCCAGGAAAACGTGGGCGTCATTCGTTCCGTGGGGGACGGCGTCGCCAAGATCGAAGGGCTGAGCGGCGTGATGCTCAATGAAATGCTTGAATTCCCCGGCGGCGTAATGGGCCTGGCGATGAACCTGGAAGAGCACGAAGTGGGCGCCGTCATCCTGGGTGACGATTCCGACCTGAAGGAAGGGGACATCGTCAAATGCACGGGCCGTCTTCTTTCCGTTCCCGTGGGCCGCGCCCTGCTTGGCCGCGTGGTGAATACGCTGGGCGAACCGATTGACGGCAAGGGGCCGATTGAAGCGGAAGCCTATTATCCCGTGGAGAAGATCGCCTCCGGCATCATTTCCCGCCAGTCCGTTTCCGTTCCGGTGCAGACGGGCATTCTCCCCATTGACGCGATGATTCCCATTGGCCGCGGCCAGCGCGAGCTGATCATCGGCGACCGCGCCACGGGCAAGACGGCCATTGCGGTGGACACGATGATCGCCCAGGCGGAACAGAACCGCCTGGCGGAGGAAGGCAAGCTGCCCGATCACCAGCCCCTGTACAATATTTATGTGGCCATCGGCCAGAAGCGTTCCAACATCAGCCGCCTGGTGGCCAAGCTGGAGGAAACCGGGACCATGAAATATTCCATCGTGGTGGCCGCTTCCGCGTCCGATCCCGCCGCCATGCTGTATCTGGCGCCGTACGCCGGGTGCGCGATGGGTGAATATTTCATGGACAAGGGGGAAGACGCCCTGATCGTGTACGACGACCTTTCCAAACACGCCGTGGCCTACCGCCAGATTTCCCTGATCCTGCGCCGCCCATCCGGGCGGGAAGCATATCCCGGCGACGTGTTTTACCTGCACAGCCGCCTTCTGGAGCGCGCCGCCCGCATCAACAAGGAGCACGGCGGCGGTTCCCTGACGGCTCTCCCCATCATCGAGACGCAGGCGGGCGACGTTTCCGCGTATATTCCCACGAACGTCATTTCCATCACGGACGGCCAGATATTCCTGGAGACGGATTTGTTCTACCAGGGGGTGCGGCCTGCCATCAACGTGGGTATTTCCGTATCCCGCGTGGGTTCCTCCGCCCAGACGAAGATCATCAAGAAGCTGGCCGGCTCCGTGAAGCTGGATCTGGCCCAGTTTACGGAATTGCAGGCCTTCGCCCAGTTCGGTTCCGATCTGGACGCGAACACCAAGGCCAAGCTGGCGCGCGGCCAGCGCATCGTGGAACTGTTCAAGCAGAACCAGTACGAACCCAAGTCCCTGGGGCTGGAGGCCGCCGACCTGTACGCGATGCAGAAGGGATATTTTGACGACGTGCCGGTGGACCGCATCAAGCAATGCCAGAACGCCTGGGAGGCCTACCTGCAGGACCAGCATCCGGATTTGCTGGAAAGCATTCTGCAGGTGAAGGACCTGACCCCTGAGATAGACGCCGGGCTCAAGGCCGCCATCGAATCCTTCAAGCTCAGCTGGAATTAA
- the atpG gene encoding ATP synthase F1 subunit gamma: MGNLRDIRRRIKSVKNTSQITRAMQMVASAKMRRAQEQAVKGRAYIRALAEVLYHLQDEIDTNSSPLMQSHGGVDLVLLVNTDRGLCGGLNANLIKMTREAAPEGAHYVTIGRKLNATLARLGDQLDATWSLTDPLSLLELKPIFDFLLKKFKEGEYSRVFVAFSGFVNTMVQKPLFRQLLPIEQDPLMKMAKAGGASLDGAEAHKQFLLEPSPTDLLNTILPLYVFHGLVQIVLEARASEHSARMVAMKGATENAKNIINGLTLDYNKARQTQITNELLEITTAMRAME; this comes from the coding sequence ATGGGCAACCTGAGAGACATCAGACGCCGGATCAAGTCCGTCAAAAACACGTCCCAGATCACCAGGGCGATGCAGATGGTGGCTTCCGCCAAGATGCGCCGCGCCCAGGAGCAGGCCGTGAAGGGCCGCGCCTACATCCGCGCCCTGGCGGAAGTGCTCTACCATCTCCAGGATGAAATAGATACCAATTCCAGCCCCCTGATGCAGAGCCACGGAGGCGTGGACCTGGTGCTTCTGGTGAACACGGACCGCGGCCTGTGCGGCGGCCTGAACGCCAACCTCATCAAGATGACGCGGGAGGCCGCGCCGGAAGGCGCCCATTACGTCACCATCGGCCGCAAGCTGAATGCCACGCTGGCCAGGCTGGGGGATCAATTGGACGCCACCTGGAGTCTGACGGACCCTCTTTCCCTGTTGGAACTGAAGCCCATTTTCGATTTCCTGCTGAAGAAATTCAAGGAGGGGGAATACAGCCGCGTATTTGTGGCCTTCTCCGGCTTTGTGAATACGATGGTGCAGAAGCCCCTTTTCCGCCAGTTGCTGCCTATTGAGCAGGACCCCCTGATGAAGATGGCCAAGGCCGGGGGCGCCTCCCTGGACGGGGCGGAGGCCCACAAGCAGTTCCTGCTGGAGCCGAGCCCCACGGACTTGCTGAATACAATTCTGCCGCTGTACGTCTTCCACGGGCTGGTGCAGATCGTGCTGGAGGCCCGCGCTTCCGAGCATTCCGCCCGCATGGTCGCCATGAAGGGCGCCACGGAAAACGCCAAAAACATCATCAACGGACTTACGCTGGATTACAACAAGGCGCGCCAGACGCAGATCACCAACGAATTGCTGGAAATCACCACCGCCATGCGCGCCATGGAATAA
- the atpD gene encoding F0F1 ATP synthase subunit beta: protein MNNTGTLVQIIGAVVDADFSRSETLPALLNALEVDYEINGQRKTLVLEVQQHIGDGWVRAVAMSSTDGLRRGMPVRDLGHPIEVPVGPCVLGRIFNVLGESVDERGKPDCAGVRSIHRSAPPLDEQSTSTEVLETGIKVIDLICPFLKGGKVGAFGGAGVGKTVLIMELINNIAKARSGLSVFAGVGERTREGNDLYNEMIESGVINLEKPEESKVALVYGQMNEPPGARLRVALSALTMAEYFRDEEHKDVLLFIDNIFRFSQAGSEVSALLGRTPSAVGYQPNLAEEMADLQERITSTRNGSITSMQAVYVPADDLTDPAPATTFAHLDSTVVLERALAAQGLFPAVDPLSSTSKALAPETVGEEHYQVARGVQMVLQRYKDLQDMIAILGMDELSEEDKLIVSRARKIQRFLTQPFHVAEVFSSIPGAYVPVSETVRGFKEILEGKLDMVSEDAFFMRGSIEDVLKEAK, encoded by the coding sequence ATGAATAACACAGGCACTCTCGTTCAAATCATCGGCGCCGTGGTCGATGCCGATTTTTCCCGGTCCGAAACGCTTCCCGCCCTGCTCAATGCCCTGGAAGTGGATTATGAGATCAACGGGCAGCGCAAGACCCTGGTGCTGGAAGTCCAGCAGCACATCGGCGACGGCTGGGTGCGCGCCGTGGCCATGAGCTCCACGGACGGCCTGCGCCGCGGCATGCCCGTGCGCGATCTGGGACATCCCATCGAAGTGCCGGTGGGACCGTGCGTTCTGGGCCGCATCTTCAATGTTCTGGGTGAGTCCGTGGACGAGCGGGGCAAGCCTGACTGCGCCGGGGTGAGAAGCATTCACCGCAGCGCTCCTCCCCTGGACGAACAGTCCACCAGTACGGAGGTACTGGAAACGGGCATCAAGGTGATCGACTTGATCTGCCCCTTCCTGAAAGGCGGCAAGGTCGGCGCGTTCGGCGGCGCCGGCGTGGGCAAGACCGTACTCATCATGGAGCTGATCAACAACATCGCCAAGGCGCGTAGCGGCCTTTCCGTTTTTGCCGGGGTGGGGGAACGTACCCGCGAAGGGAACGACCTGTACAATGAAATGATTGAATCCGGCGTGATCAATCTGGAAAAGCCGGAGGAGTCCAAGGTGGCCCTGGTGTACGGCCAGATGAACGAGCCGCCGGGAGCGCGTCTGCGCGTGGCCCTTTCCGCCCTGACCATGGCGGAATATTTCCGTGATGAAGAGCACAAGGACGTGCTCCTGTTCATCGACAACATTTTCCGTTTCTCCCAGGCGGGGTCGGAAGTGTCCGCCCTGCTGGGTCGCACCCCGTCCGCCGTGGGCTACCAGCCGAATCTGGCGGAGGAAATGGCGGACCTTCAGGAACGCATCACATCCACCCGGAATGGCTCCATCACATCCATGCAGGCTGTTTATGTCCCTGCGGACGACTTGACGGACCCCGCTCCCGCCACCACTTTCGCCCACCTGGATTCCACGGTGGTGCTGGAACGTGCGCTGGCCGCCCAGGGCCTGTTCCCCGCGGTGGATCCGCTGTCCTCCACCTCCAAGGCGCTGGCCCCGGAAACCGTGGGCGAGGAGCACTACCAGGTGGCGCGTGGCGTGCAGATGGTCCTGCAGCGCTACAAGGACCTTCAGGACATGATCGCCATTCTGGGCATGGACGAGCTTTCCGAAGAAGACAAGCTCATCGTCAGCCGGGCCCGCAAGATCCAGCGCTTCCTGACCCAGCCCTTCCATGTGGCGGAAGTCTTCTCCAGCATTCCCGGAGCCTATGTGCCCGTGTCCGAAACGGTCCGCGGGTTCAAGGAGATTCTGGAAGGCAAGCTGGACATGGTCTCGGAAGACGCCTTCTTCATGCGCGGCAGCATAGAAGACGTTCTCAAGGAGGCCAAATAA
- the atpC gene encoding ATP synthase F1 subunit epsilon, whose protein sequence is MSMEFKVITPDEVVVSANVEYVYLPGSLGEMGVLDHHTAMITSLEPGELRYKPVDGPEESMVVGTGFVQINDDHVLMVTDLALDSSQIDESSVERAIEEAQEVLKARSEMSREEQARFEASLTKQIMMLNFKRKHRTPGR, encoded by the coding sequence ATGAGCATGGAGTTCAAAGTCATTACCCCGGATGAAGTGGTGGTCTCCGCCAATGTGGAGTATGTGTACCTGCCCGGCAGCCTTGGTGAAATGGGGGTGCTGGACCACCACACGGCCATGATCACTTCCCTGGAACCGGGGGAACTCCGCTACAAGCCTGTGGACGGACCGGAGGAAAGCATGGTGGTGGGAACCGGATTTGTGCAGATCAACGACGACCATGTACTCATGGTGACGGACCTGGCTCTGGACTCCTCCCAGATTGATGAAAGCAGCGTGGAGCGCGCCATTGAGGAGGCGCAGGAAGTACTGAAGGCCCGTTCTGAAATGTCCCGCGAGGAACAGGCGCGGTTTGAGGCCAGCCTGACCAAGCAGATCATGATGCTGAATTTCAAACGCAAGCACAGAACCCCCGGACGGTGA
- a CDS encoding DUF5069 domain-containing protein gives MEEDWNDTFYDLFREAVGRYHEGHRNVDGFFTDQEIMFLSSIGCRTRELFDFVESYARTGAPSPTTVLLIAAARRDFFLIIQHGQFYQGKPVIGYDLPGFGDELSGLPYLPRLIAKARAKLAGSMGDDIIYCCENDRRFFRDHGHIHPADFLRVVWAAGDSDPKIYDYVRQCALNSSAKPVEEE, from the coding sequence ATGGAGGAAGATTGGAACGATACGTTTTACGACCTTTTCCGCGAAGCGGTGGGGCGCTACCATGAAGGCCACCGGAATGTGGACGGCTTCTTCACGGACCAGGAAATCATGTTTCTGTCTTCCATCGGCTGCCGCACGAGGGAATTGTTTGACTTTGTGGAATCCTATGCCCGCACGGGAGCTCCGTCTCCTACGACGGTACTGTTGATAGCCGCGGCGCGCCGGGATTTTTTCCTGATTATCCAGCATGGCCAGTTTTACCAGGGAAAACCCGTGATCGGGTATGATCTGCCCGGATTTGGAGATGAGCTCAGCGGCCTTCCCTACCTGCCGCGCCTGATTGCCAAGGCGAGAGCCAAGCTGGCCGGGTCCATGGGAGACGATATCATTTACTGCTGTGAAAACGACCGCCGTTTTTTCCGGGACCACGGCCACATTCATCCCGCCGATTTCCTGCGCGTAGTCTGGGCCGCGGGAGATAGCGACCCAAAGATTTATGATTATGTCCGCCAGTGCGCCCTGAACTCTTCGGCAAAGCCCGTGGAGGAAGAGTAG